TTGACAGATACTCAAAGGATAAAAATAGAAACATATTTTTATCAGCTTATGTTGGATCATGGTATGAATATCTCTATCAAAACGGAATTAATTGGGCAAGCCCTAGTTTTAAATATGATAGTAGATTAGCCTTTCCAGAGGACAGCCTTTATACAGAGAAGTATGCTGAAACTGGGTATATAGACCTCTTAGACTTTATAATGATTGGAACTTATTATGATACTGCTAAAGAGATTAATAAATATATAACCTTAGGCAATATAATTACTAATGGCGAGCTTCCTATTTATGCTGGCATGGCACTAACGGAGATACCTGATGCTGAGGTTCAGAGAGAAGTGTTTCAAGCTGCTTTAAACAATTCTAATGGACTAATGTTGTTCGATCTTTGCTATACTGATTGGCCGATACAAGAGGCAGCCATAAAAAATAAAAAATTATAGAAATAGAAACTAGAAAACAAGTTAACAAGTTAAAAAGTTATCTTTTTAGTAATTAAAGAAGATGGGGGTAGTAATAATGAAAAAGATTAGAGTAGCAATAATAGGCACAGGAAGTATAAGCAAGCTTCATGCTGCAGCTTATAAAAGACTTGAATGCGTTGAGATAATTGCGTGCTGTGATATAAATAAGGATAGAGCAAAGGAGTTTGCTAAGAAGTATGATGTCCCACAGGTCTTCACAGATTTTAATGAAATGCTGAAGCTTGAGGAGATAGATGCTGTAAGCGTGACAACCTGGAACAATGTACATGCTCCTGCAAGTATAGCTGCTTTAAAAGCAGGCAAACATGTGCTTTGTGAGAAACCTCTAGCTTTAAATGCAGTACAGGCACAGCAGATGGTAGACACTGCTAAAGAAGCAGGTAAGCTTTTAATGGTTGGTTTTGTAAGAAGATTTGGAGAAAATACAAAAGCTTTAAAAAACTTTATAGATAGTGGAGAGCTTGGTGAGGTTTACTATGCCAAAACAGGCTGCTTAAGAAGATGGGGAAACCCAGGGGGATGGTTCTCTGATAAAAAGAGATCAGGAGGCGGTCCAGTTATAGACTTAGGCGTGCATGTTATAGACTTGGTAAGATATTTAATAGGTAAGCCTAAGGCCGTTTCAGTGTCAGCTTCAACCTTTAATAAATTAGGAATGAAGCCAAATGTTAAGGGAATAGGAAAGTACTATTCAGCTGACTACAGTGAATATAACGATGTTGAGGATTGTGCAGCTGCTTTAATTAAGTTTGATAACGGAGTTACACTTTTCTTTGAAACAAGCTGGGTACAAAATATTAAAAAGGATTCACTATATCTTGAACTTTATGGTAATAAAGCTGGAGCACAAATGGAGCCAGAGCTTGAGTTGTTTGAAAATAAAGGAGAGTATCTAAGTAACTCTAAGCCACTGATGAGTACAGAAGGAAGCAGCTTTGAGCATAACTTTAATGAAGAAATTCAACACTTTGTTGACTGTATAGCTAATGGAACTTCATGTCTAAATCCAGGTGAAGATGGAGTGGAGCTTATGAAGATTTTAGATGCAATTTATAAATCTTCAGAAACTGGATATGAAGTTGTAATTGATTAGGGACATAAGGAGGATAATAATATGGAAGTATGTGTAAGCGCATGGAGTATTCATAAGAAGCTATTCAGTGGTGAAATGAGTGTATGTGATTTTATAAATCTTTGCTATGAGCATGGTATTAAAAATGTTGAATTGTTATTTTGTTTCTGGAATGAACAAAATCGTATTGAGGATGCTATTTCATTATTAGAGAACCTAGGGATGAAAGTTGGAGCATATTCAGTAGGCAATGATTTTGTTCAACAGGATGAAACTTTAAGAAAAATAGAAATTGATAAGGTTAAGCTTGGGGTTGACATAGCTTGCAGACTCAATACAAAACTTCTTAGGGTATTCAGCGGCAACGCCAAGGATGGTATAGAATATGAAACTGCAAGAAAGTGGATTTTAGACTGTTTTAAGGAAGTAGCTCCATATGCTGAAGAAAAAGGTATAGTTATGGTGCTTGAAAACCATGGCTTGTTTGCTGGAAAGAGCGCTCAGGTCAAAGAATTGATTGAAGAAGTGAATTCTATAAGTTTAAGGGCAAATACAGATGTAGGCAATTTTATTCTTGTTAATGAAAACCCTCTTGAGGCTGTTAAAGCATTAAAAGACTATGTAAGCTTTGTGCACTTTAAGGACTTTAAGAAGGTTTCAGAGCAAGAGTATGGCTATAACGATATTGATGGAAACAAGTATCAAGGCACTGTGCTTGGTAATGGAGAAATTCCTATGAAGGAAATTGTAGACCTTCTATATGAAAATGGATATGAAGGTTATTTATCCATAGAATATGAAGGAGTAGGAGAACCTATAAAGGAAACTGTTGAGAGCATTCACTATACAAAATCAATTATTAGATAAGCGAGGTAATTGCTATGAGAAGAAACAGCATAGGCGTTATGGTAGATTCCTTTAGGGTTAATTTAAAAGATGGCATAAAGAAGGCAAGAGAGGTTGGAGCAGACGGTATACAGATTTATGCTGTAAGTGGACCTATGGACCCGGATAACTTAAATAAGGCCCAAAGAAGAGAATTGCTTGATTACATAAAATCTAACGGACTTGTAGTTTCGGCGCTATGTGGAGATTTAGGAGGACATGGTTTTGCAATAAAAGAAGATAATTATTTTAAAATAGAAAAATCAAAGAAAATAATGGAGCTAGCAAAGGATTTGGAGACAGATGTAGTAACTACCCATATAGGAGTAGTGCCTTCTGATAAAAAACATCCAAGATATGAGATACTGCAAGAGGCCTGTAGGCAGTTAGGAAGCTTTGGAGACAGTCTAGGAGCTTATTTTGCAATAGAAACTGGCCCAGAGAAGGCTTTAACCTTAAAAGGATTCTTAGACAGTCTTGAAGTCAAGGGAGTAAGGGTCAATTATGATCCTGCAAATTTAGTTATGGTAACGGATGACGATCCTGTAGAAGGAGTTTATATTCTAAAGGATTATATTGTCCACACCCATGCGAAGGACGGGATAATGGTTAGTAAAACGGATCCTGAGATTATTTATAATTATTTTGCTGAAGGTGGAATAGAAGATGTGAGACTTGAGGACTATTTCCTTGAAAAGCCTTTAGGGCAAGGAAGTGTTAATTTTAATGCTTATGTTAAAGCTCTTCAGGATATTGGTTATTCAGGTTTCCTTACTATAGAAAGAGAAGTTGGATCAAACCCTGAAAAAGATATTAAAGAAGCCATGGACTTCCTAAAGAATGCTTTGAAGTAACCCCAAAATGCGTATCTTAGTTAAGGTACGCATTTAAATTTAGATAAAGAATCATAAAATTCATGCAAAAGGAATAAATTTTTTATTATTTAAATAAAAAAGAAAAAAATCTCCAAAATCTATTGAAAACGGTTTATGATTCTGATATAGTATAGATATAAGTTAATAGAAAGAGAGGAAAAATTATGAAGATAGAACCTAACAATTCTAAAGGTCTGCTTCCCTTAAGGTCTAACAGGACAAGCGCCTTTACAGATGTCAAAAAAGATTGGGACTTATATTTGCTGCTGATTCCAGGACTTGTTTTTTTAGCTATATTTAGATATGCTCCGATGTATGGCTTAGTAATAGCCTTTAAAGACTTTAATATATACGATGGTATAGCTGCAAGTCCATGGGTTGGGTTTGAAAATTTTCATAAGTTGTTTACTTCTCCAGCTTTTTACGAAGTATTTAAGAATACATTGCTTATCAGTATTTATAAAATAGTATTCCTCTTTCCATTTCCTATTTTGATAGCAATATTGCTAAATGAAATTAGAAATATGGCATTTAAGAGGTCAGTGCAAACAGTTATATACTTACCACACTTTTTATCCTGGGTCATTGTAAGCGGTATATTCATAAATGTACTTTCAGTAAATGGAGGAATAATTAACAATATAATTCAATATTTTGGTGGACAACCAATAAGGTTCTTTATGGATAATAACTACTTCAGGTCAGTGATAGTTACTACAGCAGGCTGGAAGGAAGTAGGTTGGAGCACAATAGTTTATCTTGCTGCCATTACAGGTATTGATCCTCAGCTTTATGAAGCTGCTACAATTGATGGAGCAAATAGATTTAAGCAAGCTCTTTATGTAACACTTCCGGGTATGACACCAACTATAGTGCTTATGTTTATATTAAGACTTGGCTCTATATTAGAAGCTGGTACAGAACAGATTCTTGCAATGTATAATCCTACAGTCTATAAGACAGCAGATGTTATTGGAACTTATGTATACAGAGTTGGTCTAGGACAATCAGATTATAGCTTTACTACAGCAGTTGGGTTATTTGAATCGATTGTAGCCCTTACCTTAATCTTGTCAGGAAATTATCTGTGCAGGAAATTCCTAAATAGAAGTATATGGTAAGGGGGATGGAAAATGGTAAAAAATAAATCTACAAAGATAAAAATGAGTTTAGGTGAAAAGATTTTTACAGTATTTAACTACTTGTTGTTTATACTAATAGGCATAATAACTCTATTTCCTTTTCTAAATATAATAGCAAAGTCCTTCAGTAGTGAAGCAGCAGTAATATCAGGAAAGGTAAGCATAATTCCTGTAGAGTTTCAATTGGGAACGTATAAATACGTATTAGCAAACAGCCAATTTATAAATTCTTTTAAGGTATCTGTTTTCATTACTGTAGCTGGAACTCTTTTAAGCCTTGTAATGACTGTAGTAGCCGCATATCCTCTATCAAAGCCAAGATTGAGAGGAAGAAAGATTTTCACACTGATTTATATTTTCACAATGCTCTTTAGCGGAGGTCTTGTACCTACTTATATATTAATGTCAAATTTGAGATTGGTTAATAAATTACCTATTTTAATACTGCCATCATTAATAAGTGTTTATAATCTGCTTATAATAAAAAGTTATTTTGAAAGTATACCAGACAGTTTGGAGGAATCTGCAAAGCTGGATGGAGCTTCAAACACAACTATATTGTTTAAAATAATTCTCCCGCTCTCACTGCCTGTATTCGCGACCATAGCACTCTTCTACGCAGTTGGATATTGGAACAATTATTTTACAGCAATGATATATATAACAAATCCTTCACTAAAGCCTATGCAGCTTTACTTAAAGGAAATGTTATATGCTGCAAGCGACGTTTTTCTTCAGATTAACAATAAAAATATCGATGCAACTATGAATTCTACTCCTGAGGCTATACAAGCAGCTTCAATAATAACTGCAACTGTTCCAATAGTTATAGTTTATCCATTCCTTCAAAAGTATTTCGTAAAAGGAGTACTTATAGGTTCTGTTAAGGAATAACAACTTTGTTGTAAAGGCAAATGCCTTTAAATATATTAATTTTATAGGGGGATTTTATATGAAAAGAACATTAGCAATTGTACTAAGCGCAGTTCTTGTTGGCGGATCGCTTATTGGCTGCAAAAAAGAAGAAGCTAAGCCAGTGGATAATCCAAATGCACCAAAGCCTACTTTAAGATTTTTAGGTCAATACGACAGATTTGATCTTAATGCAGACCCTGTAGCTAAGACATTAGAAGAAAAGACTGGATATAAAGTTAACTATGAGAGTCTTCCAGCTGAAAATCCAGATGAAAAGCTAAATCTTCTTATGACTAATAAAGAAGAGTTTGATGTTATGAAGCTAAGTGCTGCTCAATATTACAAATTAGCTTCAGAAGGAGCACTTGAACCAATTGATACTTTAGTAGAGAAGTACGGAACCAAGCTTAAGGAAGTTATAAGCCAAACTTCTTGGAATAGTGCTAAGATAAATGGAAAGACCTATGGAGTTCCAGAAAAAGCATCTATGGACACTGTAGGAACTCAGCTTGCATTCAGACAGGACATATTAGACGAGTTAAAGCTTCAGGTTCCCAAAACCACTGATGAGCTTTACACTGTATTGAAGACTATAAAAGAAAAGAAAAACATGATACCACTTACTTTGCACAATGGTGAATCTTTAATCTCCGAAATATCAGGAGCTTTTGGTATAACAACAAGCTGGAATGATAAGAGCGGAACATTAGTAAACAGAGTTGAGGAGCCAGCGGTTAAAGAATATCTTGCTTTTATGAACAAGCTCTATGCAGAAGGCTTAATCGATACTGAAATGCCAACTAATAATGGAAGTAAGGTGATTGAGAAATTTACAAGCGGTAAGGCAGCTGCAATGAGACTGGCTTGGTGGTCAGCGCCATCAGTTTATCCAGCTCTCCAAAAGAACTTTGCCAACGCTAAGGTTACTTTAACCCCTCCGTTAAAAGGAAAAGACGGAAAATCCGGGGCAGCTTTTTCAACAGGTATATCTTGGTATATTGCAATTCCTAAGGCATCTAAGCACAAAGAAGATGCTATGAAGTGGATGGACATAAAAATGAAGGATGATGTATTTAAATCCATGGCTATAGGTGAAGAGAATGTCCACTACACTAAGAAGGATGGAGCATATTATCCGATACTTCCAAAATTCTTTGATGAAAGAAATAATGCGTCCTGGTATTTAACAGGAAGCCAAGAAAAGGATTATCCAACTTACTGGCAAGCAAGAGTTAGAAAAGATGCAAATTTACAGGCAACTTTTGAACAAATACAAAAAGAAAGTAGTCCAGTAGGAGTTAGAGATGCATTAGCATTCGCGCCACCAATACCTTCAATTTCAAAAAACAGCATTAAGCTTAGCAAACTTGAAACTGATTTCTACTTAAAGGTTATTGCTGGTACTGAGAAGGTTGACAGCTACGACAAGTTCCTGCAAGACTGGAAGTCACAAGGTGGAGCGGATTGTATAAAGGATGCTAACGATTGGTTTAAGACCGCAAAAAAATAAATAACTAAATAGCAGGGGCTATAGTTCCTGCTATTTATTTTTAAAAAATACAGAGATATAGGGGAGAACGCCATGTCAGTTAACTTTTTAATTGAAAATGAAAGGCAAACTAAAATTATAGATGAAGTAGATGTACTTATTGCTGGAGGAGGAACTTCAGGAACTGTGGCAGCAATAGCCGCAGCAAGAAGTGGAGCAAGGGTTTTGTTAGTTGAACAGTTTGGAAGCTTAGGAGGAAGTGCAACAGAAGGTTTAGTTACCCCTTTAATGCATACACATATAGAAGAAAATCCTATGTGTTCATCAATTAGCGATGAGATAAATAAAAGAACTATAGAATTAGGGTATAGCTTTTGCGACAGTACAAATAACGCAGGGCATTTTGATCCATTAATGCTTAAGTTTGTATTAGAGGAGATGGCTGTAAAGGCTGGAGTTAAAATACTATATTACACTTTTGTAAGTGATATCATTAAAAAAGAAAATGAACTTAAAGGATTAATAGTGCACAATAAAGCCGGAAGAGGAGCAATACTTGCAAAGAGAGTTATAGATTGTACTGGGGATGCAGATGTTGCTGTGCTATCTGGTGCACCATATGAAAAAGGAAATCCTGAAACAGGCGAGAATCAGCCTATTTCACTTAGATATACAATGTCAGGAATAGATATTCAGAAATTTATAAGGTTTATGGATGAAAATTATAAGGGAGGATATCAATACGAACCTCCAATGTTCCATACAGCTATGGTTTGGGGAGGAAATTGGTCTTTAGCGCCGTTATTTAAACAGGCTTTGGAAAATGGAGATATAACTTATGAAGATGGAGCCTACTGGCAAGTATTTGGAATTCCAGGAAAGAGGGATGCATTGGCATTTAACTGCCCAGAGATATTTGACAAGGTTGATGGAACAAATCCAGAACACTTAACAAATGCTCAAATATATGGCAAGGAAACAATATTAAGACACTTAAAATTCTACAAAAAATACTTTAAGGGCTTTGAAAATGCCTATGTTTCTCAAGTAGCTGAGCAGGTTGGAATTAGAGAATCTAGGAGAATAAAGGGACATTATTATATGACTGATGAAGATTGCATTCTTAATAGGAAATTTAGCGATTATGTAGCAAGGTCAAACTATCCTGTAGATATTCATGGTAAAAAGCTAATAAATAAACATTTTGATTCACAGGACAAAGACCCAATACCATACTACGAAATTCCGTATAGAGCCTTACTGCCCTTAGGAGTGGATAATTTAATTGTTGCAGGAAGGTGCATATCTGCTTCATTCTTAGCACAATCTTCTCTAAGAATTCAGCCAACAGTAAGGGCGCTTGGTGAAGCAGCTGGGATTGCAGCAGCATTATCTATAAAGAAGAATGTAAGGCTCACAGAGATTAAAGGTGAAGAAGTAAAAGAAGAAATGGAGAGAAGAGGAGCAAAATTTTAATATAAATTAAAAGGGGAAATTAATTATGCCTGATATGTTAGTAAAACTGTATGAGGTACAGGAAGATAATAAATTGATTAATAGGCTTAAAGAAGAAGGAATTGAAATAAGAAATGCTATTGCACCAGAAAAACATATAGTAGTTAATTGGGTAAAAGAAAAGTTTGGCGATTTTTGGTCAAGTGAGACAGAAGTAGCTTTTGCTAATCACCCTGTATCCTGCGTTATTGCTACAAAAGGAAATGAGATGCTAGGGTTTGCTTGTTATGAAGCAACCTACAAAGACTTTTTTGGACCAACAGGGGTTGATGAACAGTATAGAGGAAAAGGTATTGGTAAGGCACTGCTGCTTAGAAGCCTTATAAAGCTAAAAGAGTTTGGTTATGGCTATGCAATTATAGGTGGAGCAGGTCCTAAAAAGTTTTATGAAATATCTTGTGGAGCAACTATAATTGAAAACTCAGTACCAGGAATATATAAAGGAATGTTAAAGTAGATGAAAATAAAGTATAGAAGAGGTGAGATTAATGAAGAAGCTTAGAGTGGCTATTGTAGGCTGCGGCAGAATAGCAGAGCTTTATAAGGAAGTTTTTAAGGAACTTTCAGATAGAGTTGAGGTTGTTTATGCAGTAGATATAGACATAGAAAGAGCAAAGAGCTTTGCTAAAGGACTTGAAGGATGTATAGCCATAACAGATTATAAGCAGTGTTTTAATAATAATATAGATGTTATGCATATTGCAACACCGCATAATCTACACGCTGTTATGGCAATAGAAGCAATGAGAAACAAGATTAATGTTCTTACAGAAAAACCAATGGCTATAACCTTAAAGGATGCTGACGAGATGATAAAAGTATCTGAAGAAGAAGGTGTTAAGCTCGGGGTTATATTCCAAACAAGATATGTTAAAGGATGCATGGATATTAAGAAGCTGATTGAAGAAGGAAAACTTGGGGAAATTGTATCAGCAAGATCCTACCTATCTTGGAAAAGGGAAGACAGTTATTATAAGCAATCTGACTGGAAGGGAACTTGGGACAAAGAAGGAGGAGGTGTACTGATTGATCAGGCTATACACAGCATTGACAGAGTACAATGGCTTGTTGGATCAAATGTAGAATGGATAGAAGGTACTATTAACAACAGAATACACAAAATAGTAGATGTTGAAGATGTAGCGGAAGCTTTTGTTAAATTTAAAAATGGATGTTTGTATCAGCTATATGCCTGCAATTGTTTCAACTATGATGCTCCAATAGAGATTGAAGTTGTTGGTGAAAAAGGCAGAGCTGGACTTAAGCAGGATTTAGCATGGGTACAACTCGACGGTGAAGAGCAGTATGAAATTAAAGACGGTTATGATGGATTATCTGTTGGACCAAACTACTGGGGCTGCAGTCATATAACACAATTAAAGCATTACTATAATTCTGTAAGAGAAAACAAAGAAGTTTATATTGATGGCAATTCAGGAAGAAAAGCACTGGAAATAGTTAAAGGAATCTATAAATCCTCAAAAGATAAAAAAAGAGTATACCTTCCTTTTGAAGATTAATTTAAAGAAAGAGGAGATAAAATTGGAGAAGATACTTGAACAAATTAAAGGCAAGTTAATAGTATCCTGTCAGGCATTAGAATATGAACCTCTTTATGGAAGTAACTTAATGGCCCGCATGGCATTGGCTGCTTTCCAAGGTGGGGCAGCCGGCATTAGAGCTAACACATATGATGATATAGTTGAAATAAAAGCCACTGTAAATCTTCCGGTGATAGGCATAGTTAAAAGAGACTATAAGGATAGTAGCATTTATATAACTCCAACTATAAAGGAAGTTAGAGAAATTGAAGCTGCTGGTGCGGAAATAGTAGCTTTGGATTGTACTTTAAGAAAAAGACCTAATGGAGAAAAGCTTGAAGATTTAATAAAGGCTATTAGAAAAGAATTTCCTAAACTTTTAATTATGGCTGATATATCTACTGTCGAAGAAGGAATAAATGCTTATAGGCTAGGTGTAAATTTGATAAGTACTACTTTATCAGGCTATACAGAATATACTCTTTCTAAGGAAGGACCAGATATTGAACTTGTGAAGGAATTAGTTTCAAAGGTTAGTATTCCAGTAATTGCTGAAGGAAAAATAGATACGCCTGAACAGGCTAGGCTATGCCTTGAAGCTGGGGCTCATGCAATAGTAGTTGGAGGAGCTATAACTAGGCCAAAGCAGATAACTGAAAGATTTATTAAGGTAATTAATTTATAATAAGGTTTAAAGGATGGGTAAAGGCTTATCCATCCTTTATTTTAATTAGGTAGGGAGGTATTAATGTGAGAACAAAGAATTATGATATCGTGGTTATTGGAGCAAGCCTCGGAGGAGTTATGGCTGCATACTCTGCGGCAAAGGAAGGTAAGAGAGTCATATTAACTGAAGAAACAGACTGGATAGGTGGTCAGCTCACATCTCAAGCTGTACCTCCAGATGAACATAGATGGATTGAAAAATTTGGCTGCACAAAAACCTATAGGGAATACAGGAACAAAGTAAGAGATTTTTATAGGAGGAATTATCCTTTAGTAGATGAAATTAGAAATAGCGATGCGTTTGATCCAGGCAATTCTTCTGTAAGCAGAATTGCTCATGAGCCAAGAATTAGTCTTCATCTTTTAGAAGAAATGCTGCTGCCTTATGTAAGCAATGGAAACTTGGAAATAATATTAAACTGCAAGGCGGTATCCGCAAAAGTTGAAGAAGATACCATAAAGAGTGTAACAGTAAAAAATATATGCACTGGTGCATTAATAGAATTGACAGGAAAATACTTTATAGATGGGACAGATATTGGACAACTGCTTCCCCTTACTGGTGCTGAGTATGTTATAGGTGCTGAAAGCAAGGAGATGACGGGAGAACCTAATGCTCACGATAAATACGAGCCCAAGGATATGCAGGCTGTTACTTGGGTGGCAGCAGTAGATTATGTAGAAGGAGAAGACTACACAATAGAAAAACCAGAGCAGTATGAATTCTGGAGAAATCTTATACAGCCTTTTGATAAGTATCCAGTACTTAGTTGGTATGGACCTGACTCTGAAACAGGAAAAGCAAGAAAGTTTGGCATGTTTGACGATGAAGGAGAGTATCTGTTTTCACTATGGGATTATAGAAGAATTATATATCCAGGCTACCATAAGGGTAATTTTCACAAAAATGATGTTACTTTAATAAATTGGCCTCAAAATGATTATTTCTTGGGAAATCTTTTTGAGGACGAAAATGAAGAAAAGCATATAGAAGGGGCAAGACAGCTTACACTAAGCTTTATATACTGGCTCCAAACTGAAGCTCCAAGACCAGATGGAGGAAAAGGATATAAGGGAATAAGGCTTAGACCAGACGTGGTAGGAACTGAAGATGGCTTAGCTAAGTATCCGTATATTAGAGAGTCAAGAAGAATAAAAGCAGAATACACAGTGGTGGAAGGCGATATAAATGCATCACTTAGAGATAGCCTGCCTAGATTTAAAGATACAGTAGGTGTAGGAAGCTATCATATA
The genomic region above belongs to Clostridium swellfunianum and contains:
- a CDS encoding FAD-dependent oxidoreductase, whose protein sequence is MRTKNYDIVVIGASLGGVMAAYSAAKEGKRVILTEETDWIGGQLTSQAVPPDEHRWIEKFGCTKTYREYRNKVRDFYRRNYPLVDEIRNSDAFDPGNSSVSRIAHEPRISLHLLEEMLLPYVSNGNLEIILNCKAVSAKVEEDTIKSVTVKNICTGALIELTGKYFIDGTDIGQLLPLTGAEYVIGAESKEMTGEPNAHDKYEPKDMQAVTWVAAVDYVEGEDYTIEKPEQYEFWRNLIQPFDKYPVLSWYGPDSETGKARKFGMFDDEGEYLFSLWDYRRIIYPGYHKGNFHKNDVTLINWPQNDYFLGNLFEDENEEKHIEGARQLTLSFIYWLQTEAPRPDGGKGYKGIRLRPDVVGTEDGLAKYPYIRESRRIKAEYTVVEGDINASLRDSLPRFKDTVGVGSYHIDLHITTVTNSFKFDNNWPFEIPLGAMIPVRIKNLIPGCKNIGTTHLTNACFRLHPVEWNIGEVAGYLASHAMDKDKTPSQIRNDDSMLVEFQEKLVKSGIELHWPENEVYVV